In Oryza brachyantha chromosome 1, ObraRS2, whole genome shotgun sequence, the following are encoded in one genomic region:
- the LOC102705579 gene encoding probable serine/threonine-protein kinase PBL23 → MDLLTSAVRRCCSARTLLRGPCTCRCPSGACRQCGVRGKEEASTSSSASAPDKKRSRKKRFWRKKKKAKEYYGDAATADADGEHASRRNDNEAVADLVNDISSKSDVCNVYAAEGILRITHQNIPSRVLKYGQLCNATDSFSPNNLLGEGGFGRVYRGHLQETNEIVAVKQLDKNGFQGNREFLVEVLMLSLLYHPNLVKLLGYCIDCDQRILVYECMQNGSLEDHLLDLSPKAKPLSWQTRMKIAVGAAKGIEYLHEVANPPVIYRDLKTSNILLDEDFNGKLSDFGLAKLGPVGDKSHVSTRVMGTYGYCAPEYAMTGKLTKTSDIYSFGVVLLEIITGRRAIDTARPTNEQVLVHWAAPRVKDKKRFMTLADPLLEKKFPVKGLYQALAIASMCLQEDASCRPMISDVVAALSFLAEQKYHPQEDTDQAARKNRDRNSSNPPRTDMVSEIKADDEIKQR, encoded by the exons ATGGACCTGTTGACGTCGGCGGTGAGGAGATGCTGCAGCGCCAGGACGCTCCTCCGCGGCCCGTGCACCTGCCGCTGCCCGTCCGGCGCGTGCCGGCAGTGCGGTGTCCGTGGCAAGGAGGAagcgtcgacgtcgtcgtcggcctccGCGCCGGATAAGAAGAGGTCGAGGAAGAAGCGGttctggaggaagaagaagaaggccaagGAGTACTacggcgacgccgccaccgccgatgcCGACGGCGAGCACGCCAGCAGGCGCAACGACAAcgaggccgtcgccgacctcgTGAACGACATCTCGTCGAAGTCAG ATGTGTGCAACGTGTACGCGGCAGAGGGGATTCTACGGATCACCCACCAGAACATCCCCAGCAGGGTGCTCAAGTACGGGCAACTGTGCAACGCGACCGACTCCTTCAGCCCGAACAACCTGCTCGGGGAAGGCGGCTTTGGAAGGGTGTACAGAGGCCACCTCCAAGAGACCAACGAG ATCGTAGCCGTCAAGCAGCTGGACAAGAACGGGTTCCAGGGGAACCGCGAGTTCCTGGTCGAGGTGCTGATGCTCAGCCTCCTGTACCACCCCAACCTCGTCAAGCTGCTCGGCTACTGCATCGACTGCGACCAGAGAATCCTCGTCTACGAGTGCATGCAAAACGGCTCGCTGGAGGACCATCTCCTAG ATCTCTCCCCAAAGGCGAAGCCTCTGTCGTGGCAAACGAGGATGAAGATCGCGGTGGGCGCGGCGAAGGGGATCGAGTACCTGCACGAGGTGGCCAACCCGCCGGTGATCTACCGTGACCTCAAGACGTCCAACATCCTCCTGGACGAGGACTTCAACGGCAAGCTGTCCGACTTCGGCCTCGCCAAGCTCGGCCCCGTCGGCGACAAGAGCCACGTCAGCACGCGGGTCATGGGCACGTACGGCTACTGCGCCCCGGAGTACGCCATGACCGGCAAGCTCACCAAGACGTCGGACATCTACAGCTTCGGCGTCGTGCTGCTGGAGATCATCACCGGCCGGCGCGCGATCGACACCGCGAGGCCGACGAACGAGCAGGTTCTTGTCCATTGG GCGGCGCCTCGCGTCAAAGACAAGAAGAGATTCATGACCCTGGCTGACCCATTGCTGGAGAAGAAATTCCCCGTCAAGGGGCTCTACCAAGCTCTCGCGATCGCCTCCATGTGCTTGCAGGAGGATGCCAGCTGCCGGCCGATGATCAGCGACGTCGTCGCGGCACTCTCGTTTCTTGCCGAGCAGAAGTATCACCCCCAAGAAGACACGGATCAGGCCGCCCGCAAGAACAGAGACAGAAACAGTAGCAATCCTCCCAGGACAGATATGGTTTCAGAGATCAAGGCAGACGATGAAATCAAGCAGAGGTGA
- the LOC102705298 gene encoding CDP-diacylglycerol--glycerol-3-phosphate 3-phosphatidyltransferase 1, chloroplastic → MALLKTLNPLLRRNRTPIPNLCSLLPLDTFLASSSPAAASPAAAPAPFAAAAHHGVPIRSAGPLFLSSPPWMLSQSATPLTAAAAALRAKLRRARALAGGGAQAVADAVGWEPRRISRVESEVAGAVLSGTGSERFLNLPNLVSIGRMVSGPVIGWMIVNEWYLPAFGTLALSGASDWLDGFLARKMGINSVVGSYLDPLADKVLIGCVAIAMVEKDLLHPWLVGLVVIRDVFLVGGAVYKRASSLGWKWNSWSDFVNLDAIQREKVKPLFISKVNTVFQLMLVAAALLQPEFGTEETQNYITILSWTVAFTTIVSTVGYGIKYHQIRPRT, encoded by the exons ATGGCGCTCCTCAAAACCCTGAACCCTCTCCTCCGCAGAAACCGCACCCCGATCCCGAACCtctgctccctcctccccctcgacaccttcctcgcctcctcctcccccgccgctgcctcgcccgccgccgcgcccgcacccttcgccgccgcggcgcaccACGGCGTCCCCATCCGCTCCGCGGGCCCGCTGTTCCTCTCCTCGCCCCCATGGATGCTCTCCCAGTCTGCCACGCCGCTCACCGCAGCGGCCGCAGCTCTCCGCGCCAAGCTCCGGAGGGCCCGCGcactcgccggcggtggcgcccaGGCTGTCGCGGACGCCGTAGGGTGGGAGCCCAGGCGGATCTCCAGAGTTGAGAGCGAGGTGGCAGGGGCGGTGCTGTCCGGAACTGGAAGCGAGCGGTTTCTGAATCTGCCCAATCTGGTGTCGATTGGACGCATGGTGTCGGGGCCGGTTATTGGATG GATGATTGTGAATGAATGGTATCTTCCTGCTTTTGGCACATTGGCTTTGTCTGGTGCAAGCGACTGG CTAGATGGTTTTTTAGCTAGAAAGATGGGCATCAATTCTGTGGTTGGATCATATCTGGACCCATTAGCTGATAAG GTGTTGATTGGCTGTGTTGCCATAGCAATGGTTGAAAAGGACCTCTTACATC CTTGGCTTGTTGGCCTGGTTGTCATCAGAGATGTGTTCCTTGTGGGTGGTGCTGTCTACAAACGAGCTTCCAGTCTGGGATGGAAG TGGAACAGTTGGTCAGACTTTGTTAACTTAGATGCAATTCAGCGTGAGAAGGTCAAACCTCTTTTTATCAGCAAG GTGAACACAGTATTCCAATTGATGTTGGTTGCTGCTGCCCTCCTTCAGCCAGAATTTGGCACAGAGGAGACTCAGAATTATATTACAATATTGAG TTGGACCGTAGCTTTTACAACAATTGTATCCACAGTAGGTTATGGTATCAAATACCATCAGATTAGACCAAGGACATGA
- the LOC102713235 gene encoding pentatricopeptide repeat-containing protein At1g61870, mitochondrial: MAAAVRLVLRRRLSTATATAPPPTPGSILNPSSPSTPLTSRQKSRLAISLLKTSPPPPPDQILSICRAAALSPDSHLDRVALSLAASKLSSAPDSLRDLASSLIPHHAPHAIALYGQAGLLPDAISTFKSSPSTRSLNALLFACLVSGNHAEAARVFQTFPDAHFVRPNTETFNTIIKSFAESGTTRSFYSVLDEMCKKGVKPTAATFTTAIAGFYKEERFDDVGKVIELMKKHRCGETLPVFNVRVQGLCKIGRSGEAKALLNQMMKKGIKPNWLTYNHLIYGFCKEGDLEEAMRLYKEMAKKGLVGDSRFYFTLVYYLCKGGDFDAAVGVYNDVAARNWVPCFSTMKMLVNGLAGSSRVDEAKGIIEKMKEKFPDRAEAWKEVEEALPQ; encoded by the coding sequence atggccgccgccgtccgcctcgtactgcgccgccgcctctccacGGCCACAGCCACAGCTCCGCCGCCCACCCCAGGATCCATCCTTAACCCGTCCTCCCCATCCACCCCGCTCACCTCGCGGCAGAAGAGCCGCCTcgccatctccctcctcaagaccagcccgccgccgccccccgaCCAGATCCTCTCCATCTgccgcgccgcggcgctctCCCCGGACTCCCACCTTGACCGCGTGGCCCTCTCGCTCGCTGCCTCGAAGCTCTCCTCCGCCCCGGACTCCCTCCGCGACCTCGCGTCCTCCCTCATTCCCCACCACGCCCCCCACGCCATCGCGCTCTACGGTCAGGCCGGTCTCCTCCCCGACGCCATATCCACATTCAAGTCCTCCCCGTCAACTCGCTCCCTCAACGCCCTCCTCTTCGCCTGCCTCGTCTCTGGAAATCATGCCGAGGCTGCCCGCGTCTTCCAGACCTTCCCCGATGCACACTTCGTCAGGCCCAACACCGAGACCTTCAACACCATTATCAAGTCCTTCGCCGAGTCCGGCACCACAAGGTCCTTCTACTCGGTTCTCGATGAAATGTGCAAGAAGGGCGTGAAGCCCACCGCCGCTACGTTTACTACAGCGATTGCTGGTTTTTACAAGGAGGAGCGATTTGATGATGTAGGGAAGGTGATTGAGCTCATGAAGAAGCACCGGTGTGGCGAGACGCTGCCAGTGTTCAATGTTAGGGTCCAGGGGCTGTGCAAAATTGGTCGCAGTGGCGAGGCAAAGGCATTACTGAATCAGATGATGAAGAAAGGCATAAAGCCGAACTGGTTAACTTATAATCATTTGATTTATGGATTCTGTAAGGAGGGGGATTTGGAGGAAGCTATGCGGCTATACAAGGAGATGGCGAAGAAAGGACTCGTTGGTGACAGTAGATTCTATTTCACGCTTGTTTATTACCTTTGCAAGGGTGGTGATTTTGATGCTGCCGTTGGGGTGTACAATGACGTAGCAGCTAGGAATTGGGTCCCATGTTTTTCGACCATGAAGATGCTTGTGAATGGGCTTGCTGGAAGCTCAAGGGTTGACGAGGCAAAAGGTATAATTGAGAAGATGAAGGAGAAATTCCCAGATAGGGCTGAAGCGTGGAAGGAAGTAGAGGAGGCTTTGCCTCAATAG
- the LOC102712958 gene encoding polyphenol oxidase, chloroplastic-like — MASGLRVAALCALLLCAFAAAAVVYAVLLLSVSASPCAFSSMSRTLLAVTGLDSYIVPCADVEASAGELLSSNDGGDAKTITTGGRPIVTDVLCGKPNLPPNALPPYHCCPPVPASEPVDFKLPDPSEPLRTRRPAHAAGSGAEEQHMAKYERAIALMKALPRSDPRSFFQQANVHCAYCTGAYRQAGYPGLPVQIHFSWLFFPYHRAYLYFFERIAGKLLGDPGFALPFWSWDVPEGMRMPLAFANASSPLYDPLRNANHVPHKLVDLDFMGAEKNYTDEQQIVHNLRIMYKQMISSASLASLFLGQPYRAGESDKPGAGTMEVYPHNTLHVWSGDISHPNNEDMGDNYSAGRDPLFYVHHANVDRLWEAWRHIRNNSFHVDFTDPDWLDSSFLFYDEEARLVRITVRDILDIEKLRYAYDGVDLPWLNARPPITPNVNLRNGGTSPGFIRFPIYLNMALTTEVRRPHVLHNLPKKMIQDEVLVVEHIETDGTSIVKFDVFVNAREYEKVNPSGREMAGSFVCMKHNDNDDNLISKGVNTTMRLALDEILEDLGAKEDATVTVSLVPRHGKVKIGGLRIDYIVGE; from the exons ATGGCCAGCGGGTTACGCGTTGCGGCGCTCtgcgccctcctcctctgcgcCTTCGCCGCGGCAGCCGTCGTCTACGCCGTGCTCCTGCTCTCGGTCTCCGCGAGCCCATGCGCCTTCTCCTCGATGTCAAGAAcgctcctcgccgtcaccggccTCGACTCGTACATCGTCCCCTGCGCAGACGTCGAGGCCTCGGCTGGAGAATTACTGTCGTccaacgacggcggcgacgccaaGACAATCACCACCGGAGGGCGGCCGATTGTCACCGACGTCCTATGCGGTAAACCCAACCTTCCCCCGAACGCGCTCCCGCCCTACCACTGCTGCCCGCCAGTGCCCGCGTCGGAGCCAGTCGACTTCAAGCTCCCGGACCCGAGCGAGCCGCtccggacgcggcggccggcgcacgCAGCCGGCTCCGGCGCGGAGGAGCAGCACATGGCCAAGTACGAGCGCGCCATCGCGTTGATGAAGGCGCTGCCCCGCAGCGACCCGCGCAGCTTCTTCCAGCAGGCGAACGTGCACTGCGCCTACTGCACCGGCGCGTACCGGCAGGCCGGCTACCCGGGGCTGCCCGTGCAGATACACTTCTCGTGGCTCTTCTTCCCGTACCACCGCGCCTACCTCTACTTCTTCGAGCGCATCGCCGGGAAGCTGCTCGGCGACCCGGGGTTCGCGCTCCCGTTCTGGAGCTGGGACGTGCCGGAGGGGATGCGGATGCCTCTGGCGTTTGCCaacgcgtcgtcgccgctgtaCGACCCGTTACGGAATGCGAACCACGTGCCGCACAAGCTTGTGGACCTCGACTTCATGGGTGCGGAGAAAAACTACACCGACGAACAGCAGATCGTCCACAACCTCAGGATCATGTACAAGCAG ATGATTAGCAGTGCGTCTTTGGCCTCCTTGTTCCTTGGTCAACCATATCGTGCAGGTGAGTCCGACAAGCCAGGTGCTGGAACAATGGAGGTGTACCCGCACAACACGTTGCACGTGTGGTCCGGTGACATATCTCACCCCAACAATGAGGATATGGGTGATAACTATTCTGCTGGCCGTGACCCACTCTTCTATGTCCATCATGCTAACGTGGATCGTCTGTGGGAAGCCTGGCGCCATATCCGCAACAACAGCTTCCATGTTGACTTCACTGATCCTGATTGGCTCGATTCCTCCTTCCTCTTCTACGACGAGGAGGCTCGCCTTGTGCGCATCACCGTTCGTGACATTCTTGACATAGAGAAGCTTAGATATGCATATGATGGGGTTGACCTGCCATGGCTCAATGCACGGCCACCCATTACTCCCAACGTGAACTTAAGAAATGGTGGCACATCACCAGGGTTTATTAGGTTTCCTATCTACCTTAACATGGCGCTGACTACAGAAGTGAGGCGGCCACATGTGCTGCATAACTTGCCAAAGAAAATGATTCAAGATGAGGTGCTAGTGGTTGAGCATATTGAGACCGATGGCACAAGTATCGTCAAGTTTGACGTGTTTGTCAACGCTAGAGAGTATGAGAAGGTCAATCCTAGTGGGCGGGAGATGGCCGGGAGTTTTGTGTGCATGAAGCATAATGATAATGATGACAACTTGATTAGTAAAGGAGTGAATACCACAATGAGATTGGCATTGGATGAGATCTTGGAGGACCTAGGAGCCAAGGAAGACGCCACTGTTACTGTGAGTTTAGTGCCAAGACATGGAAAGGTTAAAATTGGAGGACTGCGAATAGATTATATCGTGGGCGAGTGA